The DNA window atCGATTCATCCATTGTTAGCTGCAACTATGTTGTAGTCATAGTCATGTAATGAGTCATGTAATAGCAAATCATTcatatttcctttattttggGGTCATATTTTGTGTCATGTTTCATGTATCAGCCCATTAGAGCTCAATTCTGAGTTCTGATCTCTTTTGTATAAATACACTATGAGTTGAAGCACAAGATGAACGTGTGTGTCGAGAGAAATGGTTGGGGATGACCTGTGTACTTTTATTTCTCCTGGCACTTTCCTCAGTAAGTGACACAATGGTTAGGTTTATTATAGTTGCATTGAATAAAAGAATTCGACAGATGAATGTCCTTAACTTACGACTTCTAGAAGagttcaacatgcttttttcatcaaagtggccttttatttatatttaggaTTGAATCGGTACAGTACATCCCTCTGTGATGTCAGCATCTTCTCTCGATCCCAGTGATACagaatgtttatttctttttctttctaaagTGGCAACAAGCCACATGCAAAAGCCCAAATTAAAAGGCAACGATTCATTCACAACTTCCTCAAACGGGACAAAATTagtctttttctctcatttagGATGCTGATGTCTTTCTTTTCCACCCAAAGCGTGGTTATCGGGGATGTCAGCTGTACTGGAACAGCTGGTTGCTCCTGCTTCTCCTGGTCCTCTGGTTGACCAAACCCTTCAGGCGGCTCAATTCATcatcttttaaaaatattttaaaaacctaATTCATTAAGAATTGGACCAATTAGAAAAGGTATCACTACATACTTTCCTCATTTCTCACACAAGAAATCTCCCTGAATCCATCACTCTGAAAGCATgtgcatgaaataaataattaatctaGTAATCTAGTGTGTTCAAGCGCTTGCATGCTTCGTTGCCTCTGGTTCGGCGTTTCTTCTCGGTCCAAAGTCTAACGGTCAATttcttttagacatttttatACCAACCACTTCCTTGTTCATAAATCACTGCCGCGTTTCCTCATTCTAAGTCTAAAGGAAAAAGGCTGGAGGAGCTTATCAAGTTCATAGACCAATAATCATCACATATGTGACTCATAGGTAATTCATCACTGAATCAACAAGGAACTAAACCTTCTCAGGACCCAACTGCTCTGCTTCTTGGACGCTGTATGCAAACCGAAGATAAGTGAGCCGAAGCTGAACCAATCCAAGCCGGTCAAAGCACGTTGATTTAGCAGCAAAATGTCTCTGCTTGCAAGAGTTGTTCACAAGAGGAGGGCGACTATCACCGATCTGCCGCTGTACTACTCTGGACACCTGCTGAAGAAACTCACCAAAGAGAAGGTGAGCATGAAGTTGGGAAAagtggatggaaaaaaagaggactcCATGAGTAATACATGTTACACATGTATGTGTGAGGTTTTATGACTTCCTTGAATTCTGATGTATTTGAAAGTCTTTGACGagaataaaacatcaaaaatgaaaatttggGATTTTCAGGATTTCAAGGAGTACTACGGGGAGCTCCGAGGAGCCACGCTCTTTCTGTACAAAGATGACACACAAGAGACGGTGAGCAAACGGTTACCTCTTCTATCATGAGCTTCACAAGCAACAATGCAGACACGTAACATATTCTTAAACATTTACTTTTCACTTTAAAATGAGTGTTGTTAAGCCTGGTAAACATCACTGTTAAAGGGCTTATAGAAagagaatgacaaaaaaagtgcacaatCTGATATTGTTTTCTTATAAAGACTCAAAGTCCCTCCTATTTGAAATCATTACTAGATATTTTATTGATCTGCAAGGTGTCTGATAGTGAGGATTTTTTCTTCTATTGCCTTTGTCAGTACGCAGAGAAGGTGGACCTGGAGAAGCTAAAGTCCATAGAGCTGGATTCTCCGTACAGGAAAACACCAACCATCTTCACTCTCAAATTACACACGGAAGACATGCAGCTTAAggtgagctttttttctttcttcttttcagtcGAGCATTCATctaacaacatttttgggggggatttattaaaaaagattttaaggaatgtgaaaaacaaccaaaatgtcTTTGGTTTGTGCGTCTACAGATAGACAACTGTGACACAGAAGAAGAGTGGAGAGGTTACATCTTGACCATCGTCAAAGTAAGCAAACACAAATAAGACCGTTGATGTTCAGGAATAGAAAAAACAAGCTTAATGACCAAGTTTTTAACCAAGCACAAAAAAGGGGATGCAACAGCAGAACTTTTAGAACGGCTTTTtctttataattttattttgtgtcattCGTGTTTTTTACACATTCATCCTCTGTGTATGAAACAGAATTAAGAGGACAGAAGGTCTGTGTCTTCTTGAAGTGATACATGGTGTTTCTGAGATTAACAGTAATTTGTGAACCAGGATCTGCGTATTTTCCCAAGGAACTTGTGTTGTGAAGCTTTATTGCTTAGGGGTAAAAAAATGTCTCTCTTCCACCTCCTTCAATCATGAATAACAATCCCATCGCTCTTTGATGTGGAGGTGACCACAGGGAGCTGATCCAGCCCTCCCAGATGTTTGTCACCTTAGACGATATAACTCAAACCCGAAAGAAGGATCCTTGGAGTAATCTTGATGCAtgtcttgtttgtgtgtcagctcTGCTCCATGCTGGCatgcatttaataaatgtcccgTTCAATGATTTCACACCGCTGTCGAGTAAAAGGATTTCCTGGTTAATGATAAATAAGCTCAGAATGCAGATTGTGCTACTTCTGTGTTGAGAGCAAAGAGAAAGGTCTTCTAAGGTAAATCTTTCCGCCCACAGAAAGAGGTCCCCAGCAACATGCAGCTGCTGCCGGGCcagatgttgctgctgcagagtgCTCTGGatcaggagaggagaagaacccCCCCGAAGGTGTGTCCACGCCTCCCACCGCGAccacccttcctcctcccgcccccccgAGCAACCACAGCAGCTGAAGACAAGCTCGACTGCGGCTCCCCCGAGCTGCCCACGTAAGTTGCCTCTTCACCGCCTGCCTTCCCTGTCGACGAGGAAAcgccacatgttttttttcttcttttttctttgatccCTGCAGGTGTTTCTTCAGCGTGACCCGGCTGGAGGCTGAGAAAATGTTGGAGGAAAACCCAGAGTGCGGAAGCATTATCCTCCGCCCGTCCACCCTCACCAACAACTACGCCCTCACCCTCAGACAACCGATGCCCAGGTCAGTCTGAAATCTACCAACATAGAGGGATTTATTATAATGAGGTTACATGTTTCAATCCACAACGCAAAGTTCAGTGGACGAGGAAACGatccttttgttgtttgtgtttcagtgggCCAGTCATGAGGAACTTTAGAGTGACCTCCACCGACTCTGGGTTTGTCATTGAACTGGACACGCCGGTAAGTGCTCTATAAAACTATATAACTAAATAAGTTATCTTATTTCTCCTTGCTTGTCATCATGGCTCCTCCTCCGTGTAGGTGCTGGTCTCCTCCTTGAATGAGGTACTTGAGTACTTCATTAAAAAGACGGAGTACCGTCTTCACCCCTTCCTGGCATGTCAGCCCTACGACACTTGCATCGGTGAGAAGAGCGCCGCCGTTACACTCTCAACGGGCAGGTGCACAACTCCtaacaatgtttgtgtgtgtgttcaatagaTCCTTCAGGTGCTCCAAAGTATATCAGCATAACCCCACCTGTAGCTAAAATAATACCCAAAGCACAAGTGGCACCGATGCTGCGCTCACAGACAAGAGAAGAGCTTCCGCCACTTCCACCTCCTAAACAAGAGGATGAATATGTTCTTCCTGAGGATCAGTGTCCTGATGTTCACAACCTAAACCTGGGTGAGTGTGACTGGATATCCGCTTTAACATTAGCCCAATAACAGCTTTACAACCAAGAcgtacaaggaatttgacttggcggttggtgcatgacgacaatagacaacatagtgcatgaataagatacaaatatgaaatataatgctatgggttagtaatctaaagctatgggttagtcaagttaaaaatacaaaaagtgcaccagccaacagaaagtgcaTACATGTGTGCATATGCGTGAGTAAGGTCGTTCTAAATGAGTTAATTTGTGTTTCTCAACCAGTTCGGTTGGACGGAGAGCTTCGGGATGTTTTAAAGTTACGGAAGGAAAACGTATACAATGAAACTGATATGTGGAACACCCCAACAAAGAACAACCACTGGAAGAAGTCGGGCACAGCAGAGTGGAGCGCAGACAGTGCAGCAGACTGAGGCTTTACTGTGTGCTGTTCGATCAGGACTCTGACAGCAATACCATTGACAAAGTTTgtcaaaatgaattcaaatcaaaaaataaaaagttcatcCATCTCTGAACGTAGGGGTAGTAGAGTGCAGATCAGGTTGGTCCTTCAACGACCAACTGTCATAAAGTGATTGAATGAATTCATTGCTTACTTTTAGtaaataatcaaatcatttataaataatacaaatttaaaaataaaactaacaaGACATGGATCACCTTCTGAATCTGGACCCCAAAGCTGTTTAAGTTTAAGACCCCTTCCATTTGAATGCATTGTTTTAGGCATGccattattaacattattattaattattattaacagcTTCCCTCCCCCCTGAAAAAGTCTGGAATCATTTTATTGATTGTACCGTTTATGATATGAAAGAATAATCCAAATGTACTACACATTCTCATAATGTAGTGTTCACTTTCAAAAGCACCAAATACAAATCCAGGATGatcattattctttattttttctcacaCAGGTGTAAGCCaacataaatgtttaaaatgttatcaTATTTCTTTTATAAGTTGTTCCATTGAGattgtattttcttgttttttctaaTTATCATGAAACATATATAAGATTTAAGTGTAAGGGTCATTCGTCACTCAAAGACACCAAGACTGtgaaaaatattcaataaaaaagaaaaacaaagactcCCTCTAATTTGTCTCTTCCTTTCACCGTAGTGCGTTCACTAAGTGGCTCCTCCTATTTATCTTGATATTCTTATGCAACCTCCCGCTTCTTATATTCTGGTCCTTTACAATCTATTGTAGCAGCCCTCGTTgtagaaagacaaacaaaatatCTCAGAATTAACTTAACATCTCAGGattcaaaaaaactaaaaaacagaataaattatctgctgttgttgtggtcATGACATTACTTCTCAGTGAGGGACAGCTGCAGGATCCTCTCcagctcgtcctcttcctccttctgcttcctgaggcagaaaaggaaataaagcGGTCAGAACCACGTCTGCCCTGTAACTTTCATGTCATTAATGCTGGAATTTTACCCCCACTCTTTAAGCATAAAAAATCTCCACTTTAAATCCAGTTCCAGAGAAGAGTTTATTGCAATTCATTATTTAGTTTTAAAAGTTAAACAACAGAAAATCGGccttgaatgaaaacaaaatcgtCCGATTGTTTTGTCGAACAGCCTGCAAATGAGTCAGCCGTGGCTGCATTGCATCAAACGGCGATAATCCAAGGACCACTCATGTGGTGTGGGCGTGTGGGTGTCCTTCCTCCCGCTGCTGTGGCCCCCTTCCACCGTCCAAAGAGATGCAGGTCAGTGGGTGCACCGACTGGCTGTGTCCAGGGTGGCGGTGTTCAGGGTTCAATCCGCCGCAGATAAGCCCGTCCCAACGATCCCCTTTGCGTTACCCACCCGCCTCACCTGTGCATCTCCTCCTGTTCCCGGCACGACATCTCCATGGCGATACGCAGCTGCTCGTCAAAGCTCGACGCCGCACCAAAGTGTCCCGACAACCGCGGATCAGCCACCGTGCCGAAGGAGAACGGCGAGTTGGCGGCGGGGTCTGTGCCGGGGTCAGACGGGGAGACGGCAGCCGGCGGGTAGGGTTCAGTCGGGTCCTCTCTGCTGGCCAGTGAGATGGTCAGAGACTCCTGAATTGCCCTGAGGAAATAAATACATGATGAAATGGAGACTGAAGTGTCATATCAgaacaaagagagggagagatgtcTTATTAGGGAAGTTCCCCTGCTGGGCTCCATGACAGGATGCCTGGGAGTTGCTGTGCCCAAAAGAGGGTGGAAAGAAGAAGCTAATCACAGAACTCTATTTTGAGACGTTTAATTAAATGACTTCACTAGCCAGGGGTTTCCCTTTATAAAAGGGAATTGTGAATagacatgagaaaaaaaacgcatgATGGTTGTACAGTACCCACTACTTATGTCCTAATTTAGAACAAACCCCGCAAAAGATTGCCTGGGGTCAACTGAATTGAAGTGGATGACAGCCTCAAGCTCTTCTATAAttgatttttcatcattaaatttgataaaaacaagcgaaaaatgaattaagaaaatgactgacacaaaaaaagaatatttaaatcACTGGTTTGAGTGGTTGATATTTGCCTTACTACAGTTATTATTAATCTGAGCAAATCATTTAAGACAGTTCTCTGCAGTTTGAGCAGCGTGAATCTGCCTGTAAAGGAAACGAGAGTCCGGAGACGAGCTCACCTCTCAAGCTGAGAGTCGTCCTCGAACGGCGGAGACTGGGCCACTGGGCGGCTGTTGGTCAGGGCCTCCCAGATAGTCaccttaaaaaacacacaaaaaaaagatgttaaacCACCGGCTTTGGATGTAAAAGGCAAATAACAAATTCCCACATCTGCCGTGTAACAGTGAGTTCTTGGACTGCGACCTGGTCACTCTCCGTGCCGGCGTCCAGCAGGCTCTGCTGGATGGCGAACTGCAGCAGGTTGTCGTCCTCGTCCCTCATCGGCTCGCTGCGCCCCGGGCCCAGGGTGGTGTAGTCAGCGGGGGGCTCAAACACCGAGGGGTCCACGTCACAGTGGATGGGGGATGGAGCTCGACCTGGGTGAAGGTAGCCGCAAGTAAAAGgtatgcctttttatttttttcaggtgGTTTATGCGGAAAAACCACCATGttataattacattattttgcACAATTACTCTAGTTTTCCTGTAAAAAAATGTGGAATTATGTTGCTGGATATTAATTAAAGCTATCTTATTGAGTTCATAACAAGCATATATTTACCAGCTTCTTCTGGGCCCTCTGGCGGGTGAACGGTCACAGAGCTGACCGGCTCGTCGCAGCCACACAGGTTACTGAAAGTCACCCTGGCATTCAACACGTGAAACAGGGGAATCTCTGGGAGAGTAAGAATTTGAGAGATTTTAAATGGCGGATTATTCCAGTAAAACCAGTGGGGATGAAAGCATGagtgcccccccaaaaaaagagtcGCGCATAAAAATGACGGCAGAATAAAGCCTGCAGCTCTTATTATTTTAGTTCTAGCATGTCCCTTTGTTAAAATACAGCTGAAGAACTACAGAACTACAATGGTAGAGAATCGATGTGTAGGCGTGTTACAAGGTGTAATCAAACCAAGGCATTGGTGTATCTCCACACAGGAAACCTCTCGTAACCCACCTATCTTGACGGGGAAGCCTGGCGGCAGGCGCAGGGTGATGAAGTCACGCAGCTTGGCGAAGTGAGCGTTGGAGATGGCCATGAGGTCGATGATGGGCGTCACTTGCTCGGCCAAGGAGAGAGGGTGACACTCACTCAACCACAGTGTCGCTTTAAACCTGGAGGGGACGCCAAGTTGGAGCACACAAGACGGGAGAGTTTTGAGCAAACTGGTCCACGGTGAGAGCTTCAGGTGCTGCCGGTTGTTGGTACCGTACCTCTGGACTTTGCTGGTGAGCTCGACGGGACGTCCGATGTCCCTGCTGTTCAGGTTGAACTCCGGGTCAAAGTACTCCTCGGCCGTGATGGCCGTGGGGTTGTGAGGGCTGGCACACTGGGACACATTACTCTGAAAGAAACCCGGAGAGAATTAAAAGAGACGGTGGTCATCAAAGAGAGCTGCGGGTGTTGAAGAGGGGTGCAGAGTTAATCTAAACTCTTACTCCATTGTGAGCTGTGTGTTGCTCAGCAATCCCCAGGAAGGACTGCAAAGGAGTCTTTAAGCCTGAGTGGGAATAATGTAGGGAGATCATCAACAATTAATTTATGCTTTGGTTATTATCTGGCCCAATAACACTAATTTTACATGACGATCCTTGCCCAATTTTAGACTTATAAGAGCAAATCAAGGACTTAGTGGGTGTTATTGTGTATGTGCATCACCTTTGCTCCTCGACTTATCCTGGTCTGATAGATGCTCTGTCCTCGACCGAGTCACCAGCTCCACATTGGTGGCACTGTAAACCTGCATGCAAAAAGTACACTTTAATgaagtaaaaacatgaaaaagggTTGTGGGTTGTGTACAGGTGACGAGTCTCTCCCAGTCTATCTGGGACGGAGCACACCGTATATTAGGACTGCCTGTATTGTAACATTTATTAATCCACAATAATCCAtcctcaaaaaaacaaatactaatGGTCTAAAACTCACTTCCAAGTGGACTGATCTTTGTGTCTACCCCATAGCACTTACTTTCGCCTCATAGCCGCTGACCGCCTCACTCTTCTCAGAACGCCAGCCCCAGATTCCCGACTTGTTCCTAAacaaggaaagagaaaaagtaaaAGGGCTCTCGGCACACAGAGATTATCGGtatttgtttattgtccatcgcAGAGAGCCACAGCATGCCGCGTGTACATGTGATAAATAGCGAGCCAGTGGGATGTCGACGAAAGGCTTCTAGTTCAGAGACCTGTGAGCAGCCTCCGCTCGTTACCGTTCGAAGGCGATGTTGCGCGTGTTGAGGTGCGTGGAGACGACGGGCGACGTGAGTCGCTGGGCTGTGTTCTCCTGCGACGGCTGCATGGCTGCCAGGAGAGAGGGCGCGTCGCGGGGCGACAACACCAGCGGCTCGGTGTACACCACTTGCTTCTCGTGGTCCACCTCCATCACTACGGCGCCTTCATCTAACAGGAGCGCACAAAACATTTAGCAGAGTTGGTTGGAGGCCTCCAATGTGGGCCTAGTCAGGTTTTCATTCAATGTTCAGTTAGttgtttcatgttgttcacacacacacacacctccgccCTTGAAGATGTAGCTGCGTCGACCTTTCAGCCAGGTCATGTGTTCAAAGCCCAGGAGGGTGGTGTCAACGCGGAGGCACGAGCCACTCTTCCACACCCGGTAGACGTCACTGGGACAAACCTTCGACACCAAAGGGACTGAGACGGGAGGCAAAAAAAGAACTCAAAGAGGGAACGGACGAGTGAACATTGGTTATAGTACGGAGTTACCTGGTAGGATGCAATGTTTTGTGGAATTCTTTCTAAATCTAGTTTCCTACATTGTGCTGTAACTAATGAATACTTTCTTTGTAGATGGAGTCAGTGATTatacactaaataaaaaaaggtatttaaaaATTCTACAACATAAATCAGACAATGCACAAGCAGTTCAGTGACATCCCTGCAGTCGTGGTATTGATCAATAtgcaaataaaatcaaaaacatTGAGACTGCTCTAGAGAGCTAAAATGATCTCAAAGTACTAAAATAATGGATAGACACTAAAGTTTTAAGATGTAAAAATATAACTGTATATATGGTAATCTTCTGTAGATTACAGAAGGGAAAGTAATCCAGGAGAACACCCTTCATAATTGATTATTCCTGTTCAATACATTACAGACAATGCCTTAGGAAGGGGGTCAGTAACTTGTAGAGGGTTCAAATGAGATTAACCTGCCCTGTCTTAAATTTAGTCTAATGCTTGAAACTGAGCCACAGATGGTGCCGGGGAGCTGTCCATCTACTCTGGTGCTGAAACTGACGTCTGAGAAAACATACTCACCCCAACTGGTGAACTCCCACTTCATCTCCACATAGAAGTCTCGTGCCTGCAAGAGACCAAGAAAACTTGTTCAATTACACGTTGTCTTATATTTTTGTCGCCTGTGTTCGGTCATGCCGGAGACTCTGGACATATCGGGaacatacatatttatcagAATCACTTTAAGGTGTGGTTGATGTGCAACCTCATAAAGGGTTGAATCTTGGAGGGGTTTTATACCTATTTGATAAAGTGATTAACTGTTAAGAAAAATATACACCTGTCTCAATTTGCTCAGCAGCTCTGGGATGCCCGCCAATCTCTCTGTGGCCCGTTTGAAGTCTCTGTACTGAAGCACCAGCTGGACCAGCTCGGGGTCCCCGGTGCTCACCGCCTCCTGCAAGACTgaaacacacatccacacgGAATGCCAGTGAGTGCATGTTATTTCCTAAGGGCTCGCGAATGAGATGCACAGCAGAGCACTTACTGGTCCATCCCTGCGCGTTATTGTGTGTCGGGTCTGCAGAGTGCCTAAGCAGGACCCGGGCTGACTCCAAGTGGCCAAGACACACGGCCAGCTCCAGCGGGGTGCGCCCTCTTGGATCCAGGCGCTCCACGTCCTGCTGCAGAACCGAAACAGCCATGCGGCATCAGCGCATTGCAGTGTGCAAACCGAGCAATGCATCTGTGAAAACACGTCAAGCATCGTTTACACGATAATCCCCCCACCGCGACTCACCTCTTTCTTCTGCAGCTCCAGATCGAGCTCCAGGTACTGATTGTTCCACACCAAAAGGTGCAGAGGAAAGGCTCCCTCCTCCGCCATGGCAGTCATCCGCTTGACAGTTTGACGATAGCAAAGCTATGTTTGCGATTCGACTTCCGCAGCTAGAAGATTGCGGTGACACCACGGCGGACCGTAGCAACGAGTTCAGCGCTGCTCAGCACAGTCAGtcaactagctagctagcttagcttaggcTAGCTTAGTTAACTGGAGAAAATGAGTTATACGCCCAAAGTGTTTCACTTCAAAAGCCTGTCACTGGGCAACTGTTTCCAACACGCTTACGTTGAACAGCCAACGAACCACAATACCAGGTGTTCCTATTAAGTTAGTGGGCTGAGCTAGCCGAGCTAACTCAGCCCACTAATTTGatgtaacgttagttaacgttaactaAGCGTTGGCTAGCAGAGCTAACATCAGCTAACTGGCTAATAACAACATTGTTTTCTGCTCATCTTGGCACCTGCGTTCCATTGTTCACGAAGCCGAACAACTATTTCAGCCGAC is part of the Pungitius pungitius chromosome 2, fPunPun2.1, whole genome shotgun sequence genome and encodes:
- the LOC119210558 gene encoding signal-transducing adaptor protein 1-like is translated as MSLLARVVHKRRATITDLPLYYSGHLLKKLTKEKDFKEYYGELRGATLFLYKDDTQETYAEKVDLEKLKSIELDSPYRKTPTIFTLKLHTEDMQLKIDNCDTEEEWRGYILTIVKKEVPSNMQLLPGQMLLLQSALDQERRRTPPKVCPRLPPRPPFLLPPPRATTAAEDKLDCGSPELPTCFFSVTRLEAEKMLEENPECGSIILRPSTLTNNYALTLRQPMPSGPVMRNFRVTSTDSGFVIELDTPVLVSSLNEVLEYFIKKTEYRLHPFLACQPYDTCIDPSGAPKYISITPPVAKIIPKAQVAPMLRSQTREELPPLPPPKQEDEYVLPEDQCPDVHNLNLVRLDGELRDVLKLRKENVYNETDMWNTPTKNNHWKKSGTAEWSADSAAD
- the ankrd13d gene encoding ankyrin repeat domain-containing protein 13D, whose protein sequence is MTAMAEEGAFPLHLLVWNNQYLELDLELQKKEQDVERLDPRGRTPLELAVCLGHLESARVLLRHSADPTHNNAQGWTILQEAVSTGDPELVQLVLQYRDFKRATERLAGIPELLSKLRQARDFYVEMKWEFTSWVPLVSKVCPSDVYRVWKSGSCLRVDTTLLGFEHMTWLKGRRSYIFKGGDEGAVVMEVDHEKQVVYTEPLVLSPRDAPSLLAAMQPSQENTAQRLTSPVVSTHLNTRNIAFERNKSGIWGWRSEKSEAVSGYEAKVYSATNVELVTRSRTEHLSDQDKSRSKGLKTPLQSFLGIAEQHTAHNGSNVSQCASPHNPTAITAEEYFDPEFNLNSRDIGRPVELTSKVQRFKATLWLSECHPLSLAEQVTPIIDLMAISNAHFAKLRDFITLRLPPGFPVKIEIPLFHVLNARVTFSNLCGCDEPVSSVTVHPPEGPEEAGRAPSPIHCDVDPSVFEPPADYTTLGPGRSEPMRDEDDNLLQFAIQQSLLDAGTESDQVTIWEALTNSRPVAQSPPFEDDSQLERAIQESLTISLASREDPTEPYPPAAVSPSDPGTDPAANSPFSFGTVADPRLSGHFGAASSFDEQLRIAMEMSCREQEEMHRKQKEEEDELERILQLSLTEK